TGACACAAATATCCCACCCATAGCACCGCCACCGGAAATCATTAGGTAATAGAGCGTCAAATGTCGCGTCGGCGGCTTCAGCCTAGCGAGTTCGCCGTGGCAAATCATGCAAATGAAGAACATCGCTCCGAAATAGGAGACGGCGACCCACGCTATATCTAGCATGCCACCGAGCAGTTCCAAAGTACTAATCAATACAATGCTGCCGATCGTCATCCATCCCAGCCAACTACGGCGGTACCAGCCTTCGCCGTCAAAGCAAAAGATAAACGTCAGCAGGTAAAGACTAAGAGGGACAACCCACAAGAACGGCACGACAGCCATGTCCTGACAGACATGGTTGGTGGTAGCCAAAAGCATGACGCAAGCAAACGCTGGCAATGCCAACCACGCCGCAAGCGTTTTCCATTCAGGAGCCGTGTGGTCCAGCAATTCGCTGGTTGGCTCATCGGCTACTTGCTGAACCCTTTGATTTCGGACAATCGCTACCGCGATTGGAATCAAGATCAAAGCAAATCCGGCGTATCCCCAACTCCATGCCCCCGATTGGGTCGGTAGGGTCCAATTGGGTTCGACCACAAAGGGGTAGGTCAACAATGCGGCTAACGAACCGATATTTGACAAGGAATAGAGCCGGTAAGGGGTTTTTCCCGGAGCCAGTTCACTGAACCAATGCTGCAGCAGCGGCCCATTGGCCGCCAGCAGGAAATAGGGAAGCCCAAGGTGTGTGACCAACAGCAACAGGATATACCCAGGCGGCCAAACATCGGCTGAGGGTTTCCAGTCATCGGCTGGGGAAATCGGCATAAGTAAGAGTGCAGCAAGCATTAGAGCCGCATGTATTACACCCTGCCATCGCTTGGGTACGTAGGTCGCTAGAAGATGGGCGTACAGGTAGCCGGCAAAGAGAACGACTTGAAAGAACAGCATACAAGTCGTCCACACGGTTGGGCTTCCGCCAAACCAGGGGAGAATAGTCTTGCTGATCAGCGGCTGCACTTGAAACAGCAGGAAGGCGCTCCACAAAACTGCGAGAGGAAGCACCCACCCATGAATGAGGTTGTTCTTGTTGTTCGCCACAGATAATTTTCCCGCCTAGGGACTTCCAGGAAACCATTCGCCGACAACTCCGGCGCGCAGTACAGCCTTAAAGCATAGGTCGCGGAAACTGCAGTTTTGTGCGGGCTAATACTGCCCCCCATATATAGCGAGCCGACTTGCCATTTAATGAGAAATCCTCTCCCATTAAGGGTCGTGCAACGGTTTTCCAGAGAATTCTTTCTGTTTTAATCCGTCTAAGCCGATCAATTGTTCTTGGAGATTGTGAAAACATTCTATTAAAATCTGTGCTATAGCCTTATCCTTTTCTGCTCGTTTTCATCTGCGTATTGTGCCTCGATATCGCGGGTGAAATGGTTCCTTAGGGAGTGTGTTTCAGCCAGATGCCTCGGCGGTCAAGCTAGTTCAACCGGTTCCTGTAACGTCACCCAAGAGTCTAAATAGCCTCCTGACTCTGATTTGGCCTATTATCGAATCTGTCCTATTCAACTTGCTTATCTTCGGTGGCAATTCTGAGCTCAAACGTGCTCACGCATGACAGGGAGATTGTCGTGTATGCAACTGCTTCTGTTGAAGCGGATGTAATGAGCGTGCTGCGCCAGTTCGCAGATGCTTATGCAATCCGCGATAAGGGGAGACTTTTAGGACTGTTTTGTTCTGATCGAGATGCTGTGGTTCTGGGAAGTGGATGCGACGAACGAAACGTCGGTTCCACCGCCATTTGGGGCCAAGTTCGCCGTGACTGGGAACAAACAGACACTCTTCGGATGCGATTTGGATGGAGAAGTGTTTCGACGATGGGTCAGGTCGCCTGGCTCGCCACCGATTGCTATCTCTACGTCCAAGCTGGATACCGGAAAGCCGAAGTGCCCTTACGAATTACAGCCGTCATGATTCAAAATCATCTCGGTTGGCAAATTGCTCAGCTTCACTATTCTTCGCCCATTAGCGTAGAATCAGAAGCTGATACCTGCGTGGAATAGCAACCTATCTGCCTCTATTTTTCTTATTGACCCATATCCAAGCCATTCCAAACGCAAAAAAAGCCCCCAGGTTTCCACCTGGGGGCTTTTTCCATTCTTGGCATTATCCGATATAATAAGAGGCTCGGCTGATGTTAGCCTTGCTGATAGTGGCTTCCCCGAAATTGCAGTGGCATTCTGTAGACACGGGAACGAACCTACGAAAGCATTAGGATGCTACGTACCTTTCTTCGATCCAAAATTCACCGCGCAACCGTGACCCAGGCCGACCTGGATTATGTGGGAAGCATCACCATTGATTCCGACTTGCTGGAAGCGGCTCAGATCTTACCGCACGAACAGGTCGACGTGCTCAATATTACCAACGGTCAGCGACTAACTACCTACGCGATCCCTGGCGAGGCAGGTTCCGGCGTCATTGGAATTAACGGCGCAGCCGCCCACTTGGTAACCCCAGGCGATCTGGTCATCATTGTCTGTTATGCCCAGTTCACCGCCGAAGAAATCGAGGGGCACCAACCACGGGTCATTCTGGTTGATGAAGCGAATCGAATGACCGACTGCATCGTTGAATCAGACGCGATGAATTCTTCTGCTCAACCGCAATAACACGTTTGCCGGCAATGCATTGGCGCGTTTCTAAGGGCGACATGATAGATGCCCACAACTAGCCAACAGATCGAGTACCAGGCTCTTTGCGAGTTAATATTTCTGGACCTGCCTGGGGATCTCCGTCCAAGTTCATGACAAAGTACACGGCAGCTTATTGGCTTGTTCTAACCGAATTACTGGTTAATGACCTATGAGCGAATAAGGCTGGATGCCTCAATAGGCGTATGCTTTCCGCTAGTTACACCATGGCTTATCTAAGAGAGCAAAAACCCGCACGCGTCTGTCGGTTGGCCGCAGAAACCCGGTTTGGGGGACCTTTACCATTGCGGGAAAGCAGAAGATGAGCAACATTGCATCTGTTGGCTGGCGAACTGGGCAGAACGTCATCGAACAGCTGAGCTCTTAGGTGGGTCTCCAGCTTCAATTCAAGCAATTGGCAAACAGATATTGCGACCACAGGATGTGACTCGACGTGCGACAAGATGTCGCCTTTTTCTGTTGGTGCACCTCACGAGCCATTTTGGGGCCGGTACAACGTCTTAGCGAGGCACTCGTGCTTCACTACCTTTTGGGGCAGAACGTTGGACCGGCTCCTTTTTTGCGCGCATCAGGACTGCTAGCACCCTTCTTCTCGGCACTTTTCACGATTTTTGGCCTGCTTAGAAAAATCTTTCTGGGCAATGACCTGACGTGTCAGGCGGGTCGCGATAACTACTACTGCCCAAGGGCAACCAAGTTATTCAGAACCCTAAAACAATACACCGAAGGATATCAATCATGGCCAAGTACTACGTCGAATCAGGATCGTTGCGTTTGATCGTGGATGCCGCTGACGCCCGTCGAGCTGCTTTGTGGGCCGTTCATCGTGCGTTGGAACATATTTTACCTAATGAAGAAGAGGAGCTTGATGTGGACAATCTGCCAGAGATAGAGCCCGTCGGCACAATGGTGCTAGGAGACGCAATTCGACTCAGCGAACGCGGCTTCGAAAACACGGACGTCACCCAGTTTGAAACGCTCGATGTCGTCAGCGAGTGGAGCCAACTGATGCAGGCCCTCTCGAACATGGAAAGCGATCTGAAGGCCGCCTAAACCACCTCAGCTAGAGTTACGACGGGGAAGCGGCCAATTCGGTCCGCAAGACCGCTTCCTCGATCTTCTTTGCTGAGATTCCCTCCAGATCGAGTAGCTCTTCCGTCTCACCACTTCTCGGTCTGATTCTTACACAAAGTGACTGAATCGGCGTCATCTGATCTGCCAAAGCGGCAGCAACAGCTTCACCGATTCCCCCTGCGGCGAAATGATCTTCGACAACAACCAAGCGATGTGTATCCAAGGCTGCTTTCCGTAAAGTCACCATATCCAGCGGATTAATCGAGTAGAGATCGACGACTCGCGATACGATTCCCTTTTCTTTCAGAGCTTCGTGCGCTTTGAGACATTCGTGCAGCGTAATTCCTGCGCCGATCAGCGTGATCGTGTCGCGGTCCGATTGACGTAGCACGTGGCTTCCGCCAATACAGAACGTATCGTCGGAATTGTAGAGAGTTGGCAGTTTACCGCGTGTCGTCCGCAGGTAGGCCATACCATTCATTAATGCCATTTCCTCGACTAAACGCTCCGTAGAAACAGCATCGCTAGGATAGAGTACGGTACAGCCCATGATCGATCGGAACATAGCCAAATCTTCCAATCCCATTTGCGAGGGACCATCTTCTCCGATCTCGACGCCGGCATGCGATCCGACAAACTTAATATTGGGATCGGAATAGCGTGCCATTCGGATCTGGTCGAATGCACGGGTAAAAAAAGCGGCGAACGTCGAGACGAATGGAATTTTTCCTCTCAATGCCATTCCCAGCGCGGTCCCTACCATGTTCTGCTCGGCAATGAACATCTCGAAATAGCGTTCAGGATATTTGTTCCGAAAATATTCAGCACGCGTTGAGTTGGATACCTCACCATCCAAAACAACCATTTGGGAGTGCTTGTCACCTAAGCGTGTTATAGCGTTTCCATATGCGGTTCTTGTCGCCTCTTTCTCTCCGGGTTGGTAATTAAATTCGCCGCTCGCACCGTTATCTAAAATGGGAAACGAGGCCGCTTGGGGCTTGCGTACCTCTCCGCGCAAGTCATCGTTGACTCGTGGCAATTGGCTTATGGCCTCCTGTAGTTGTTCATCATCGAGTGCTTTACCGTGCCATCCTTTTTCGTTTTCAAGGAAAGGGACGCCTTTGCCTTTAATCGTCTTCGCAATGATCATCGTCGGAGCGTCTTCATAAGTGGCGGCTTCCCTATAGGCATCACTTATTTGCCGAAGGTTGTGACCTTCGGGGACTACGATCGTGTTCCAACCAAAAGCCTCGAGTCGCTTCTCATACGTTTTCAGGTCGTAACCGAGCATCGTGGGCCCCCGCTGCCCAAGTCGATTGACATCAAGTATGCCAACCAAATTGTTCAGCTTATAGTGACTAGCAATTTCTATCGCTTCCCACTGAGAGCCTTCCGCCATTTCGCTATCGCCAATGAGCACAAACGTTCGGTAAGGTAGCTCATCAAGATATTTGGCGTTCATCGCCATCCCAACACCTACCGATAAACCTTGGCCCAGCGAGCCTGTTGCGGCCTCGGTGTAAGGGAACCTGGAAGTAGGATGGCCTTCCAAGATGCCATCAAATTTCCGATAGGTCATCAAGTCATCTTCGTCGAGTACGCCTGCTGCGCACCATAGCGAGTAGAAGAGAGGGGAGGCGTGTCCTTTCGAGAAAATCAGCCGGTCATTGTTACAGTGCTTCGGATCAAGCAGTTCATATCGGAAATTCCCGTCAAACATCAGCGCGACCATCAACTCCACTGCGGAAAGCGAAGACGTTGGGTGCCCAGATCCTGCCCTGTGGGTACAGTTAAGAATCCACTTGCGAATGTTGACTGAAAGTTGCTGCAACGAATCGAGTGATTGGGTCGACATGGATCATTCCTCGGGAATGGGAGTTTTGAAGTGCTATCTCCTTAGAGTAGAGGGGTATGCAATTTTTGTGCCCTATCAATGACACGCCTGGCCGTTAATCGGTTTCTGGCAGCAATGGAACAAAGCGAACTCCGCCGAAATCATCTTCTACGTAACGATCTTCGCCAATTTTACGAATTCGAATCAACTTCTGCGAATCCTGCCGAGGCCCCAGAGGAATGACCAGTCGTCCTCCGATCGCTAACTGGTCGAATAGAGCGTTGGGCACCCGATCTCCTCCGGCGGCAACGGCAATTGCGTCGTACGGTCCGTCGTCTGGCCATCCTTTCAGGCCGTCTCCAAAACGCATGTGAACATTGCGTTTCCCCAGCTTTCGGATTGTTTCAGCCGCCGTAATTGCTAAGTCGCCAATTCGTTCGACGGTAATTACTTCTTTGGCCAGCTGCCCTAAGACCGCAGCCGCGTAACCGCTACCGGTGCCTATCTCTAACACGCGATCACTTGGCTGAAGCTCCATTATCTGAGTCATCAGGGCAACAATCAGAGGCTGAGAGATCGTCTGCTTATGCGTCAGAGGTAATGCCGAGTCGGCATAGGCGTCGTCTCGAAACGAAGGCAAGACAAAGTCTTCACGCGGCACGTCGTGCATCGCTTGCAGCACGGCATGATCGGTGATGCCTCGATCTTTGAGGACACTTATCATTTCGTCACGTTGCTGATCAAGTGCCATGATGCACGCACCCACGGTGTCTCGGCGTAGATTTCCGTCGAAAAGAATTTCTAGTGCAAAGCAGCCAGAACCACTAGCAACACGAAGCTATCCGATACGGCCAACATTTTTTGACGTCGCTCTCTCTATAAGTCTCGCGCAAAACGCGAGCCAAGGCAAACGCATCAGACTGGAATTGGCTCGTTTCGATCAATGATCGAGAATGAACTCGTTGCTGTTCAAGAGTGCCCACCAGATATCCTGCAAGGCCGCCGATTCGTTGTTGCGAGTTTTAAGAATCTCGCTAATCGCGGAGGACTCCTGCTTGGTCGGCCGACGCGAGAGGGCCGCGAGGAACAGGTGTTCGACTTTATCGTGCGTGGACATTTTCGAGGCCGTGACCTTTTTCAGAACGGCTGCTTGCGCGTCGGTGGCCTGCTTCATTAAGCCTCCGTTCATCATTAACAGAGACTGCGTGATTCCCCCATCCAACGCAGACGTCTCGCTATCCTCATCATCTCCCATCTTTTGACTGACCTGCCCAAGCCAACTGTGGCGATCATCGACCGAAGCAACCATCGAGCGACTTCCGTCGGCTGAATTCTTAGCCAGCATTTGCAGTGAGTGAAATAACTGCTCTGCTTCCATCTGCCGAGAATAGTACCGAGCAAATAGCTGCCGCCCCGTGTCGGGACTATCGGCCAGATTCTCGTCGATTTGCCGACTAGACAGTCCGTAAGGCTGAGAGAGTGTAATCCAACGCATCAAACGTCGAAGATCAAAATTCGACTCCGCGAAGTGCTCGGAGAGCTGATCCAAAAGCTCGGGATGGGAAGCTGGGTTATGAGGGCCCATGTCATCGACCGGCTGCGTGAAACCAACACCGAAGAAATGCTGCCACATGCGATTTACGGTCGCCTTCGGAAATTGATCCGAATTGACGATCAGTTGAGCCAATTCTTGTCGACGGTCGACTTCCGAAACCTTACCCGAGTGGGGAATGGTGGTGCCATCCACAAACTGCGGATAGGCAACTTTCAAA
This is a stretch of genomic DNA from Bremerella alba. It encodes these proteins:
- a CDS encoding spermidine synthase, whose translation is MANNKNNLIHGWVLPLAVLWSAFLLFQVQPLISKTILPWFGGSPTVWTTCMLFFQVVLFAGYLYAHLLATYVPKRWQGVIHAALMLAALLLMPISPADDWKPSADVWPPGYILLLLVTHLGLPYFLLAANGPLLQHWFSELAPGKTPYRLYSLSNIGSLAALLTYPFVVEPNWTLPTQSGAWSWGYAGFALILIPIAVAIVRNQRVQQVADEPTSELLDHTAPEWKTLAAWLALPAFACVMLLATTNHVCQDMAVVPFLWVVPLSLYLLTFIFCFDGEGWYRRSWLGWMTIGSIVLISTLELLGGMLDIAWVAVSYFGAMFFICMICHGELARLKPPTRHLTLYYLMISGGGAMGGIFVSLVCPLLFSQYYEMPLSLIVAFALALLVTVNSLEKRFGSIPLWSMALMFFGMLTMLSGQLRSFQSDYLESQRNFYGVLSIGQVPTDDGQSILAMYHGRIMHGFQYQAEEKRQVPTSYYARDTGVGLTLARLPKANGKRVGVVGLGAGTLAAYGEEGDYYRFYEINDDVIEMAQEHFTFMEDCQANHDLVLGDARLSLEREPDQQFDLLVLDAFSGDAIPTHLLTREAFRIYQRHLAEGGVLAIHVSNKHLDLRPVVLGTCEEFDLETLYITTAPDAATQQTGSQWIIASKNRQFLSDDTMQSAATHLGPHMVYAKPWTDNFSNLLEVLK
- a CDS encoding nuclear transport factor 2 family protein, whose product is MYATASVEADVMSVLRQFADAYAIRDKGRLLGLFCSDRDAVVLGSGCDERNVGSTAIWGQVRRDWEQTDTLRMRFGWRSVSTMGQVAWLATDCYLYVQAGYRKAEVPLRITAVMIQNHLGWQIAQLHYSSPISVESEADTCVE
- the panD gene encoding aspartate 1-decarboxylase; protein product: MLRTFLRSKIHRATVTQADLDYVGSITIDSDLLEAAQILPHEQVDVLNITNGQRLTTYAIPGEAGSGVIGINGAAAHLVTPGDLVIIVCYAQFTAEEIEGHQPRVILVDEANRMTDCIVESDAMNSSAQPQ
- a CDS encoding transketolase — translated: MSTQSLDSLQQLSVNIRKWILNCTHRAGSGHPTSSLSAVELMVALMFDGNFRYELLDPKHCNNDRLIFSKGHASPLFYSLWCAAGVLDEDDLMTYRKFDGILEGHPTSRFPYTEAATGSLGQGLSVGVGMAMNAKYLDELPYRTFVLIGDSEMAEGSQWEAIEIASHYKLNNLVGILDVNRLGQRGPTMLGYDLKTYEKRLEAFGWNTIVVPEGHNLRQISDAYREAATYEDAPTMIIAKTIKGKGVPFLENEKGWHGKALDDEQLQEAISQLPRVNDDLRGEVRKPQAASFPILDNGASGEFNYQPGEKEATRTAYGNAITRLGDKHSQMVVLDGEVSNSTRAEYFRNKYPERYFEMFIAEQNMVGTALGMALRGKIPFVSTFAAFFTRAFDQIRMARYSDPNIKFVGSHAGVEIGEDGPSQMGLEDLAMFRSIMGCTVLYPSDAVSTERLVEEMALMNGMAYLRTTRGKLPTLYNSDDTFCIGGSHVLRQSDRDTITLIGAGITLHECLKAHEALKEKGIVSRVVDLYSINPLDMVTLRKAALDTHRLVVVEDHFAAGGIGEAVAAALADQMTPIQSLCVRIRPRSGETEELLDLEGISAKKIEEAVLRTELAASPS
- a CDS encoding protein-L-isoaspartate(D-aspartate) O-methyltransferase, which translates into the protein MALDQQRDEMISVLKDRGITDHAVLQAMHDVPREDFVLPSFRDDAYADSALPLTHKQTISQPLIVALMTQIMELQPSDRVLEIGTGSGYAAAVLGQLAKEVITVERIGDLAITAAETIRKLGKRNVHMRFGDGLKGWPDDGPYDAIAVAAGGDRVPNALFDQLAIGGRLVIPLGPRQDSQKLIRIRKIGEDRYVEDDFGGVRFVPLLPETD